One window of the Roseofilum reptotaenium CS-1145 genome contains the following:
- a CDS encoding TPM domain-containing protein, which produces MKKTHKKTYWQTCLAGILALLVWAIAPAAHAYNNPELLPDLPTPIIDLGRNLTDTQESNLADDLTQFEQQTGWKLRVLTQFDQTPGRAVKDFWGLNDKSVLLIADARGGNILNFSVGDDVYSLLPRTFWIELQTRYGNQFFVRDNGSDQSIIQSLESIKTCLVQGGCNVVPGLPREQWILTLITSLVGGVIFGFAAIPRQNGQIFAWQWALIFSPLWGILFIAFGIGPVVSRTSEWLPLVRNIIGFALGALVAYLSPSFNQSEISET; this is translated from the coding sequence ATGAAAAAAACACATAAAAAAACATATTGGCAAACCTGTTTAGCTGGAATTCTAGCGCTTTTGGTTTGGGCGATCGCTCCAGCCGCCCATGCCTACAACAACCCAGAACTCTTACCCGACCTACCCACACCTATCATTGACCTAGGCCGCAACCTCACCGACACCCAAGAAAGCAACCTAGCTGACGACCTCACCCAATTTGAACAACAAACCGGCTGGAAACTGAGAGTCTTAACCCAATTCGATCAAACCCCTGGCCGCGCCGTCAAAGACTTCTGGGGACTCAACGATAAAAGCGTTCTCCTAATCGCCGATGCCAGAGGAGGAAACATCCTCAACTTCAGCGTTGGTGACGATGTCTATAGCCTGCTGCCCCGCACCTTCTGGATTGAACTCCAAACCCGCTACGGTAACCAATTCTTCGTCCGCGACAACGGCTCCGACCAATCCATCATTCAATCCCTCGAATCGATCAAAACCTGCCTTGTCCAAGGCGGATGCAACGTCGTTCCTGGACTTCCCAGAGAACAATGGATTCTCACCCTGATCACCTCCCTCGTTGGTGGAGTAATCTTTGGCTTTGCTGCCATTCCTCGCCAAAATGGGCAAATCTTTGCCTGGCAATGGGCCCTAATCTTCTCTCCCCTGTGGGGCATTCTATTTATTGCCTTCGGTATTGGCCCCGTTGTTTCTCGCACCAGTGAATGGTTACCCCTAGTTCGCAACATCATTGGATTTGCCCTAGGGGCCTTAGTTGCCTACCTCTCTCCCAGCTTTAACCAATCCGAAATCTCAGAAACCTAA
- a CDS encoding precorrin-8X methylmutase, which translates to MEWHITDALSLGIIDREVGSHPFSPAEYEIVRRVIYSTADFEYKSLIRFSDQSLQSGAAALAARTTIVVDVPMVQVGIAKLIQETFANPVYCSMETLTRPQKEKTQVAWGVETLARRYPEGIFVIGESHTALAALVELVETEVIKPALIVGAPAGFVEADVTKGRLNDSQVPHIRIEGRKGSAVVASAIMNGLVDLAWQAYGQEV; encoded by the coding sequence ATGGAATGGCACATCACAGACGCTCTCAGTTTAGGAATCATTGACCGTGAAGTGGGTTCTCACCCTTTTTCACCAGCAGAATACGAAATTGTCCGTCGAGTGATCTACTCCACTGCCGATTTTGAGTACAAGTCCCTAATTCGCTTTTCTGACCAATCTCTTCAATCTGGGGCAGCGGCTTTAGCTGCCCGCACTACAATTGTGGTTGATGTTCCCATGGTACAAGTGGGCATTGCCAAATTAATTCAGGAGACTTTTGCCAATCCAGTCTATTGCAGCATGGAGACCCTCACCCGTCCCCAAAAGGAAAAAACCCAAGTGGCTTGGGGCGTGGAAACCTTAGCGAGACGATACCCAGAAGGGATATTTGTAATTGGTGAATCTCACACAGCTCTGGCTGCCTTAGTGGAATTAGTGGAAACAGAAGTGATTAAACCCGCTTTAATTGTGGGCGCACCAGCAGGTTTTGTGGAAGCAGATGTTACGAAGGGCCGCTTAAACGATTCTCAAGTTCCCCATATTCGCATTGAGGGACGTAAAGGGAGCGCGGTAGTTGCTTCAGCAATTATGAATGGGCTAGTAGACTTGGCGTGGCAAGCCTACGGGCAAGAGGTATAG
- the menD gene encoding 2-succinyl-5-enolpyruvyl-6-hydroxy-3-cyclohexene-1-carboxylic-acid synthase — MPIDFRNLNMLAASILVETLERLGLTTVIICPGSRSTPLTVAFAAQTGIEAIPILDERSAAFFALGQGKKSGLPTALVCTSGTAAANFYPAVIEAAESRVPLLLFTSDRPPELRQTHAGQTIDQVKLYGNYPTWQTELCLPHVDHLTYLRQAIAYGWERTLSPIPGPVHVNIPFREPLAPTLQLDLGIREEQFDRDSFFGFLNPHSPSVSSIEIMPEVVKTWCNSLCSSRGIIIAGVAAPHKPEAYVEAIAHLAKTLNFPVLAEGLSPVRNYAHLNPYIISTYDLILRNPEIAQELAPDVVIQIGDFPTSKALRKWLKGCNPRQWIIDPSYQNLDPLHNKTQFWRCSIEQLSHFLPEQPSEANPYLERWCALEHWGRSHLDRLLDNIEDLFEPKAAWLLSQILPEQTPIFISNSMPVRDVEWFWTPNSLKGHPYFNRGANGIDGILSTALGIAHRHQQPSVLLTGDLALLHDTNGFLVRRHFQGHLTIIVMNNNGGGIFENLPISQYNPPFEEFFGTPQSINFAHLCQTYEIEHHRVETWDGFEYYVSRLPAQGIRVLEIACDRHLDAQWRKQIFTDLHLQA, encoded by the coding sequence ATGCCGATTGATTTCCGTAATCTCAATATGCTCGCTGCTTCGATTTTGGTGGAAACCTTAGAGCGTTTGGGCTTAACTACGGTCATCATTTGTCCGGGATCTCGTTCAACTCCCTTAACGGTTGCGTTTGCTGCTCAAACTGGGATCGAAGCAATACCCATATTAGATGAGCGTTCGGCAGCGTTCTTTGCCTTGGGACAGGGGAAAAAATCAGGATTACCGACAGCTTTAGTCTGTACTTCGGGGACAGCAGCAGCTAATTTTTATCCGGCTGTCATTGAAGCAGCAGAAAGTCGAGTCCCTCTACTGTTGTTCACCAGCGATCGCCCTCCGGAATTGCGTCAAACCCATGCCGGGCAGACCATTGACCAAGTGAAGCTCTACGGAAATTATCCCACTTGGCAAACCGAATTGTGTTTACCACATGTGGATCATTTAACTTATCTGCGCCAGGCGATCGCCTATGGATGGGAACGTACCTTAAGTCCGATTCCTGGCCCCGTCCATGTTAATATTCCCTTTCGAGAACCCTTAGCGCCTACTCTGCAACTGGATTTAGGTATTCGTGAAGAACAATTCGATCGCGATAGCTTCTTTGGGTTTTTAAATCCCCATTCTCCCTCGGTATCGAGTATCGAAATCATGCCAGAAGTGGTGAAAACTTGGTGTAATTCTTTGTGCTCTTCCCGTGGCATCATTATTGCAGGAGTCGCTGCCCCCCACAAACCAGAAGCTTATGTAGAGGCGATCGCCCATTTAGCCAAAACCCTCAACTTTCCTGTCCTGGCAGAAGGATTATCCCCCGTTCGCAATTATGCCCATCTGAATCCTTATATTATCTCCACCTACGATCTGATACTACGCAATCCTGAAATTGCCCAAGAATTAGCCCCCGATGTGGTGATTCAAATTGGCGATTTCCCAACCAGTAAAGCATTAAGAAAATGGCTCAAGGGATGTAATCCGCGTCAGTGGATTATCGATCCAAGCTATCAGAATCTCGATCCGCTGCACAACAAAACTCAATTTTGGCGCTGTTCTATTGAACAATTATCCCATTTTCTGCCAGAGCAACCCTCTGAAGCAAACCCCTATTTAGAGCGCTGGTGTGCCTTAGAGCATTGGGGGCGATCGCACTTAGATCGACTCTTAGACAATATTGAAGATTTATTTGAACCCAAAGCCGCTTGGTTACTTTCTCAAATTCTGCCCGAACAGACTCCTATTTTCATTTCTAACAGTATGCCGGTGCGAGATGTGGAATGGTTTTGGACTCCCAACTCCTTAAAAGGGCATCCCTATTTTAATCGTGGAGCCAATGGCATTGATGGCATTCTCTCCACTGCCTTAGGAATTGCCCATCGCCATCAGCAACCCAGCGTTTTACTCACAGGAGATTTAGCCCTCTTGCATGATACCAATGGCTTCCTGGTGCGTCGCCATTTCCAAGGTCATTTAACGATTATTGTCATGAACAACAATGGGGGCGGAATTTTTGAGAATTTACCGATTTCCCAATATAATCCCCCCTTTGAAGAATTCTTTGGTACGCCTCAATCCATTAACTTTGCCCACTTATGCCAGACTTACGAGATTGAGCATCATCGAGTTGAAACTTGGGATGGGTTTGAGTATTATGTATCCCGATTACCAGCTCAGGGCATTCGTGTCTTGGAAATTGCTTGCGATCGCCATTTGGATGCTCAATGGCGTAAGCAAATATTCACAGATTTACACCTTCAAGCTTAG
- a CDS encoding late competence development ComFB family protein → MLNRNSSSPKVYHNVIELLVTEEVQEQLKKVPHNLQPYIEPVEVATYALNRLPALYASSEEGQKRQLKYARQQLQEQITLAVRQGIMAVQRDPIRNSTPLSWISDDRLEAAQRALEALRLVLNRPDLSWETLVPVVRQALYKAARKQKH, encoded by the coding sequence ATGCTCAATCGGAATTCTTCATCTCCCAAGGTTTATCATAATGTGATCGAATTATTAGTCACTGAAGAGGTTCAAGAACAACTCAAGAAAGTTCCTCATAATTTGCAGCCCTACATTGAGCCAGTTGAGGTGGCAACTTATGCTCTCAATCGTTTACCTGCATTATACGCTTCGAGTGAAGAGGGCCAAAAGCGGCAATTAAAATATGCTCGCCAACAGTTACAGGAGCAAATTACCCTCGCTGTGCGCCAAGGTATTATGGCGGTTCAACGCGATCCGATTAGGAATTCTACCCCCCTTTCTTGGATCAGTGACGATCGCTTGGAAGCGGCTCAACGGGCATTGGAGGCGTTACGATTAGTTTTAAATCGCCCTGATTTGTCTTGGGAGACCTTAGTTCCTGTCGTGCGTCAGGCTTTGTATAAGGCGGCTCGGAAACAGAAACACTAA
- a CDS encoding S-layer homology domain-containing protein, which yields MTEQQTVPYGYYAAKEAYSTLDWRLGNVLEEVPVAPSTFWDRQIQYNQLDLHPMSCTLFAATGAISDLTGYRFSLAEFGQLIQEARRYGFSDTQGWYINQAVDLLRRWWNNRREALVSYRVDMTGVQLGSVLGKGYSVVTGYRGSAQYNADFNADGFLDQTSFSDRTYGHAVRMTQDRKNPSYARVMIDNYYGVQRFNNYRVRVADIGPLVENGVFYYSGYMFATEKKRMFRDVFPDGRSRWYYDALEWAVKENLISGYQDGTFRPNQLVTRAEMVVMLKRLYDKISREQ from the coding sequence ATGACTGAACAACAAACGGTTCCTTACGGCTATTATGCGGCGAAGGAAGCCTACAGTACCTTAGACTGGCGACTGGGCAATGTTCTTGAAGAGGTTCCCGTTGCTCCTTCGACCTTTTGGGATCGCCAAATTCAATATAATCAGCTCGATCTGCATCCGATGTCCTGCACTCTATTTGCGGCCACTGGGGCAATTTCGGATTTAACCGGGTATCGATTTAGTCTGGCTGAGTTTGGGCAATTGATTCAAGAAGCCCGACGCTACGGGTTTTCGGATACTCAGGGATGGTATATTAATCAGGCGGTGGACTTGTTGCGTCGATGGTGGAATAACCGTCGAGAAGCCCTTGTTTCTTATCGAGTCGATATGACCGGCGTGCAACTGGGTTCAGTTCTGGGTAAAGGCTATAGTGTGGTCACTGGTTATCGAGGGAGTGCCCAATATAATGCGGATTTTAATGCCGATGGATTTTTGGATCAAACCTCATTTAGCGATCGCACCTATGGCCATGCAGTGCGGATGACCCAAGACCGCAAAAATCCCAGTTATGCCAGGGTGATGATCGATAATTATTATGGAGTCCAACGGTTTAATAACTATCGTGTCAGAGTTGCCGATATCGGCCCTCTGGTAGAAAACGGTGTGTTTTATTATTCTGGCTATATGTTTGCAACGGAGAAGAAGCGTATGTTTAGAGATGTATTTCCGGATGGTAGAAGTCGATGGTACTATGACGCTTTGGAATGGGCAGTCAAAGAAAACCTGATTAGTGGTTACCAAGATGGAACCTTTCGACCCAATCAATTGGTCACCCGAGCAGAAATGGTGGTGATGCTCAAGCGACTCTATGACAAAATTTCCAGAGAGCAATAG
- the purB gene encoding adenylosuccinate lyase, with translation MIERYTLPEMGEIWTDDFKLKTWLQVEIAVCEAQAELGYIPAQAVEEIKAKAKFDLNRVLEIEAEVRHDVIAFLTNVNEYVGDAGRYIHLGLTSSDVLDTALALQMVASLDLIQHQVEELVQAIRYQAGQHRDTVMVGRSHGIHAEPMTFGFKLAGWLAEVLRHRDRLCRLQSQIAVGKISGAVGTYANIDPKVEELACQKLGLQPDCASTQVISRDRHAEYLQTLALLTASIERFAVEIRNLQRTDVLEVEEYFAKGQKGSSAMPHKRNPIRSERLTGLARIIRGHAIASLENVALWHERDISHSSVERVVLPDACILTHFMMREIINLVKGLLVYPENMKRNMNVYGGVIFSQRVLLALVEKGLQREEAYKIVQESAHQAWNNPEGDFRTLISQHPQVTQSLSPEEINACFDPHQHLRNLDQVYQRLSI, from the coding sequence GTGATTGAGCGTTATACTCTGCCCGAAATGGGCGAAATTTGGACGGATGACTTTAAGCTAAAGACTTGGTTACAAGTTGAAATTGCGGTCTGCGAAGCGCAAGCTGAACTCGGTTATATTCCAGCCCAGGCCGTGGAAGAGATCAAAGCGAAAGCCAAATTTGATCTCAACAGAGTGCTAGAAATAGAAGCCGAAGTCCGTCATGATGTGATTGCCTTTTTGACCAATGTCAATGAGTATGTAGGGGATGCTGGGCGCTATATCCATTTGGGATTAACCAGTTCAGATGTCTTGGATACGGCTTTGGCCCTGCAAATGGTGGCTAGTTTGGATTTGATCCAACATCAGGTAGAAGAATTGGTGCAAGCAATTCGCTATCAAGCCGGCCAACATCGAGATACGGTAATGGTGGGGCGATCGCATGGAATTCATGCCGAACCCATGACATTTGGCTTTAAGTTAGCGGGATGGTTAGCGGAAGTTCTGCGTCATCGCGATCGCCTTTGTCGTCTCCAGTCCCAAATTGCCGTTGGTAAAATTTCTGGCGCAGTGGGAACTTATGCCAATATTGACCCCAAAGTAGAAGAGTTAGCGTGTCAAAAGTTGGGATTACAACCCGATTGTGCCTCAACTCAAGTCATTTCCCGCGATCGCCATGCGGAATATCTGCAAACCCTGGCCCTGCTGACCGCCTCCATTGAACGGTTTGCCGTCGAAATTCGCAACCTCCAGCGCACCGATGTTCTAGAAGTAGAAGAATACTTTGCGAAAGGGCAAAAGGGGTCTTCTGCCATGCCCCATAAACGCAATCCCATTCGCTCAGAACGGCTCACCGGTTTAGCCAGAATTATCCGAGGCCATGCGATCGCCAGCTTAGAAAACGTGGCCCTGTGGCACGAGCGCGATATTTCCCACAGTTCCGTAGAGCGAGTTGTTCTCCCAGATGCTTGTATTTTGACTCACTTTATGATGCGTGAAATCATCAACCTGGTGAAAGGTCTCTTAGTCTACCCTGAAAACATGAAGCGTAACATGAACGTTTATGGCGGGGTGATCTTCTCCCAACGAGTCCTCTTAGCCCTCGTAGAAAAAGGTCTACAGCGCGAAGAAGCCTATAAAATTGTCCAAGAAAGTGCCCACCAAGCCTGGAATAATCCAGAGGGAGACTTTCGGACTCTGATTAGTCAACATCCCCAGGTCACTCAATCCCTTTCTCCAGAAGAGATTAACGCTTGCTTCGACCCCCATCAGCATCTGAGAAACCTGGATCAAGTCTATCAACGACTGAGTATCTGA
- a CDS encoding adenylate/guanylate cyclase domain-containing protein, translating to MVWQATSQYLKRLPLRLVLVVPFVVQICATVGLVGYLSYRTGQEAVQDLADQLMTEIGDRVDSHLRVHLELPHLINQTNAEAIRLNILNLNFPRLLERQFWQQTQVFNSVTFIYFGNPRGGLIFSGKGDNGQSIIRVTENLVSGNYYKYSVDSKGDRKELLETTTYDARERPWFKAAQLAKEPVWSDIYLFFSTQSLGLTASQPVYDNQGDFQGVLGVDLSLSTISQFLQDLNIGQSGQIFIMERNGELVASSNPGQVLFVSQSKEQIRAKESEDIIIKNTALFLEEEFGNLYNIDRPQKLEFDRDNNPKFLQVSPLKDAYGLDWLIVVVVPESDFMGQIHDNTKNTVVLCAIALLIAVIIGILTARWVTYPIFALNRSAQALAAGNWDSPELPDRSDELGQLALSFHTMAEELIKTFSILDQSNKELEQRVEERTVSLTTAEAELRGLFEAMTELILVFNRQGDYEKIISGSDDFLIHSREVLLNQNIREFMEPELVNWHLEKISKVLETGKTHRVEYQMVVRGKQRWFAANVSPVSDQSVIWVVRDITPQKEAQVALENALALQKAVLESIADGVIAVDQSDRIIAYNNQFIKMWKIPPELLASQNVQEQRNFLAQQVEDPVAFLKRQREMVENPKAEGTGIIPFKDGRVFEQFSRPQKVGNQIMGRVWGFRDVTERKQAEEALRQEKERSEKLLLNILPEAIADQLKQDQSSLAEDFESVTILFADIVGFTPLAAQVQPIQLVDMLNQVFSTFDQLTETYGLEKIKTIGDAYMVAGGLPDPMPNHLDVMARMALSMQAYMGQFYTPMGDNFQIRIGMHTGSVIAGVIGKKKFIYDLWGDTVNVASRMESSGEPGKIQVTEVVYEVLKEQYILEKRGKIRVKGKGEMDTYWLVSRKPTFR from the coding sequence ATGGTTTGGCAAGCAACGTCTCAATATCTCAAACGCCTTCCCTTACGCCTGGTTTTAGTCGTTCCTTTTGTCGTGCAAATCTGTGCCACTGTGGGATTAGTCGGTTATCTGTCCTATCGCACTGGACAAGAAGCGGTACAAGATTTAGCCGATCAATTAATGACGGAAATTGGCGATCGCGTCGATAGTCATTTGCGCGTCCATCTTGAGTTACCCCATCTGATCAATCAAACCAATGCCGAAGCCATTCGTTTAAACATTCTCAATCTCAATTTCCCCAGACTCCTAGAACGGCAATTTTGGCAACAAACTCAAGTCTTTAATTCCGTCACTTTTATCTATTTTGGCAATCCTAGAGGCGGTCTAATCTTTTCCGGGAAAGGAGACAATGGTCAGTCGATTATCCGCGTAACCGAAAACTTGGTTAGCGGGAATTATTATAAATATTCTGTCGATAGCAAAGGCGATCGAAAAGAACTTTTAGAGACCACAACTTATGATGCTAGAGAGCGTCCTTGGTTTAAGGCTGCACAACTGGCTAAAGAGCCAGTTTGGAGTGACATTTATCTGTTTTTCTCGACCCAAAGTTTAGGGTTAACAGCCAGTCAGCCGGTTTATGATAACCAAGGTGACTTTCAAGGCGTTTTAGGCGTTGATTTATCCTTATCTACTATTAGTCAATTCCTGCAAGACTTAAATATCGGTCAATCGGGGCAAATTTTTATCATGGAGCGCAATGGAGAATTGGTCGCTTCGTCCAATCCAGGGCAAGTCCTTTTCGTCTCCCAATCTAAAGAACAAATTAGAGCCAAGGAAAGTGAGGACATAATCATCAAAAATACCGCACTTTTTCTGGAAGAGGAATTTGGCAATCTTTACAACATTGACCGGCCTCAGAAGCTCGAATTCGATCGAGACAATAATCCCAAATTTCTACAGGTTTCCCCCCTTAAAGATGCCTATGGCTTAGATTGGCTGATTGTAGTCGTTGTGCCAGAATCTGATTTCATGGGCCAGATTCACGACAATACAAAAAATACGGTTGTTTTATGCGCGATCGCTTTACTGATAGCCGTTATTATTGGCATATTAACTGCTCGCTGGGTCACCTATCCCATTTTTGCCTTAAATCGTTCCGCCCAAGCCCTTGCTGCTGGCAATTGGGACTCTCCAGAATTACCCGATCGCTCTGATGAATTAGGACAACTCGCTCTTTCTTTTCATACCATGGCTGAGGAGCTAATTAAAACCTTCTCTATTCTAGACCAAAGTAATAAGGAATTAGAACAGCGTGTTGAAGAAAGAACGGTATCATTAACCACCGCCGAAGCCGAGTTAAGAGGCTTATTTGAAGCGATGACTGAACTTATTTTAGTCTTTAATCGCCAGGGAGATTATGAAAAAATAATTTCCGGCAGTGATGATTTTTTGATACATAGTAGGGAGGTTTTACTCAACCAAAATATTCGGGAGTTTATGGAGCCAGAATTAGTCAATTGGCACTTAGAAAAAATTTCTAAAGTCCTGGAAACAGGAAAAACCCATCGAGTGGAATATCAGATGGTCGTTCGAGGAAAGCAACGCTGGTTTGCGGCTAATGTTTCTCCAGTTTCCGATCAATCTGTGATCTGGGTTGTTCGAGACATAACTCCCCAAAAAGAAGCTCAAGTAGCCTTGGAAAATGCTCTAGCTTTGCAGAAAGCAGTCTTAGAATCTATTGCTGATGGCGTGATAGCGGTTGATCAGTCGGATCGAATTATTGCTTATAATAATCAATTTATCAAAATGTGGAAAATCCCCCCGGAACTTTTAGCCTCTCAAAATGTGCAAGAACAACGCAATTTTTTGGCGCAGCAAGTGGAAGATCCGGTGGCATTCCTCAAACGTCAACGAGAAATGGTTGAGAATCCAAAAGCCGAAGGTACGGGCATTATTCCGTTTAAGGATGGTCGAGTTTTTGAGCAATTTTCTCGTCCTCAGAAAGTTGGCAATCAAATTATGGGACGGGTGTGGGGGTTTCGAGATGTTACGGAGCGCAAGCAAGCAGAAGAAGCCCTCAGACAGGAAAAAGAGCGGTCAGAAAAGCTACTATTGAATATTTTACCCGAGGCGATCGCCGATCAGTTAAAACAAGATCAAAGCTCTTTAGCGGAAGATTTTGAATCGGTGACGATTTTATTTGCTGATATTGTTGGATTTACACCTTTAGCTGCTCAAGTTCAACCCATTCAACTGGTGGATATGCTCAATCAAGTCTTTTCAACTTTTGACCAACTGACGGAAACCTATGGGCTGGAAAAAATTAAAACCATTGGTGATGCGTATATGGTAGCGGGAGGATTGCCCGATCCCATGCCCAATCACTTGGATGTTATGGCTAGGATGGCCTTATCCATGCAAGCGTATATGGGTCAATTTTACACGCCCATGGGGGATAATTTCCAAATCCGGATTGGGATGCATACGGGTTCGGTGATTGCGGGGGTGATTGGGAAAAAGAAATTTATCTATGATTTATGGGGAGATACGGTGAATGTGGCTTCCCGTATGGAGTCGTCTGGAGAACCTGGTAAAATCCAAGTGACTGAAGTGGTTTATGAAGTTTTAAAAGAGCAATATATTTTAGAGAAACGGGGTAAAATCCGGGTTAAAGGAAAAGGGGAAATGGATACTTACTGGTTGGTTTCGCGTAAACCGACGTTCAGATAA
- a CDS encoding XisI protein, whose product MDKIETYRQIVQEILLCHSQVQPIFGEVEIGVVFDLERDRYQVVRTGWMNKRRVYGALIHIDIKDGKIWIEYDGTEVGVANELTERGIRKDRIVLAYHAPSMRPYNGFAVS is encoded by the coding sequence ATGGATAAAATAGAAACCTATCGTCAAATTGTTCAAGAGATTTTACTTTGTCATAGTCAAGTTCAACCGATCTTTGGGGAGGTAGAAATTGGCGTTGTCTTTGATCTAGAGCGCGATCGCTATCAAGTCGTGCGGACGGGATGGATGAACAAACGGCGCGTTTATGGTGCTTTGATTCATATTGATATTAAAGATGGAAAAATTTGGATTGAGTATGATGGAACTGAAGTGGGAGTTGCCAATGAACTGACAGAACGGGGAATCCGAAAAGATCGCATTGTTTTGGCTTATCATGCACCGTCTATGCGTCCCTATAATGGATTTGCTGTGAGTTAG
- a CDS encoding element excision factor XisH family protein, translating to MARDIFHSVVKDALVAQGWLITHDPFPLDYGEVQMQIDLGAELLLAAERDREKIAVEVKSFINPSAISEFHTAVGQYLNYRRALRVQDPSRTLYLAVPHQTYDEFFRLRFIEEGVREYQLHLLIYDVENTGILQWIK from the coding sequence ATGGCTAGAGATATTTTCCACTCTGTGGTCAAAGATGCCTTGGTTGCTCAAGGGTGGCTGATTACCCACGATCCATTTCCTCTTGATTATGGAGAGGTACAAATGCAAATTGACTTGGGTGCTGAACTCCTCTTGGCGGCTGAACGAGATCGCGAGAAAATTGCTGTAGAGGTGAAGAGTTTCATTAACCCCTCTGCCATTTCTGAATTTCACACAGCCGTCGGTCAATATCTCAATTATCGACGCGCTCTGAGAGTACAAGATCCATCACGTACCCTGTATTTGGCCGTACCCCATCAAACCTATGATGAATTCTTTCGTCTCAGATTTATTGAAGAAGGAGTCCGGGAATATCAACTACATTTGCTCATTTACGATGTTGAAAATACAGGTATTCTGCAATGGATAAAATAG
- a CDS encoding isoaspartyl peptidase/L-asparaginase: MTNSTHQPKLIIHGGAGSSLQGKGGVEAVRQSLYEILKQVYATLEAGTPALEAVIQGCRLLEDDPRYNAGTGSVLQSDGQIRMSASLMEGETQTFSGVINVSRVKNPVDLAKVLQDKSDRILSDVGAMELVRELQLPIHNPLTDLRLNEWLQDRKDNFSRSMANVLASPAPGTGTIGVVALDNQGKIAAGTSTGGKGFEYIGRVSDSAMPAGNYATSDAGISCTGIGEDIINECIAARIVVRVTDGLSLGAAFEKTMTESKANKRDLGAIGIDKTGQIAWGKTSEILLAAYHTGEQLGDTLEWTSLDEVSGSI; the protein is encoded by the coding sequence ATGACTAATTCCACTCACCAACCCAAACTGATCATTCATGGAGGTGCAGGCAGTTCCCTACAAGGAAAAGGAGGCGTTGAAGCCGTCCGCCAATCCCTTTATGAAATTCTCAAACAAGTATACGCCACTTTAGAAGCGGGCACGCCTGCCTTAGAAGCCGTGATTCAAGGTTGTCGTCTGCTCGAAGACGATCCTCGTTACAATGCTGGAACGGGTTCCGTCTTGCAATCAGATGGTCAAATTCGCATGAGTGCCTCCCTGATGGAGGGAGAAACGCAAACCTTTAGCGGTGTAATCAACGTTTCGCGGGTCAAAAATCCCGTTGATTTAGCTAAAGTTCTGCAAGACAAAAGCGATCGCATTCTCTCCGATGTCGGAGCCATGGAATTGGTGCGAGAATTACAACTCCCCATTCATAATCCCCTAACGGATTTGCGCTTAAATGAATGGTTACAAGACCGTAAAGATAACTTTAGCCGTAGTATGGCGAATGTGCTGGCTAGTCCTGCTCCGGGGACTGGAACGATTGGTGTAGTTGCCCTCGATAACCAAGGAAAAATTGCCGCTGGAACCTCCACCGGTGGCAAAGGATTTGAATATATTGGGCGTGTTAGTGATTCTGCCATGCCTGCCGGCAATTATGCCACCTCTGATGCTGGAATTAGTTGTACAGGTATTGGCGAAGATATTATTAATGAATGTATTGCGGCTCGCATTGTAGTGCGCGTCACTGATGGACTGTCTTTAGGGGCTGCTTTTGAAAAAACCATGACCGAATCCAAAGCTAATAAACGGGATTTAGGTGCGATCGGTATTGATAAAACTGGTCAAATTGCTTGGGGAAAAACTTCAGAAATTCTCCTGGCTGCCTACCACACGGGGGAACAATTGGGGGATACCCTGGAATGGACTTCATTGGATGAAGTGAGCGGCTCGATTTAG
- a CDS encoding DUF2256 domain-containing protein produces the protein MARQRLKSDLPTKICPVCHRPFTWRKKWAKCWDEVKYCSERCRRDRQSVKR, from the coding sequence ATGGCTCGCCAACGATTAAAATCCGATCTGCCAACCAAAATCTGCCCAGTTTGTCATCGCCCCTTTACTTGGCGCAAGAAATGGGCTAAATGTTGGGATGAGGTCAAATACTGTTCCGAACGCTGTCGCCGCGATCGCCAGAGTGTTAAGCGGTAG